GCGATCGATCGAGGTCGTCGTCCGTGGCGAGCTCGACCGGCGGCTCCCCGCCGGGGAGCGTGAAGCGCTCGTTGATGCGCTCCACGAGGTGCTCGACGTTCGCGCGATACGCGAGGTACTCGGGCAGCTCCTGGCGCGACAGGTAGGCGCGCGCGTGGAACTGGACGCGCCCGCGCAGCTCCGGCCGCCGCTCGAGCAGCTCCTCGAAGGCGAGGAAGCCGCGCACGAGGTTCTTCGACGGCTCGGCCCGGTCCACGCGCACGATGAGCGACCGGCCACCGAGGCGACCGAGCAGCTCGTCTCGCGCCGCCACGCAGGCGGGGCTCGCCACGAGCGCCTCGAGGCGCTCGCGGTCCGCGCCGAGGGGCGCGACGAAGGGAGCCGTCTCGCCGAGGCCGAAGGCGCGGGCGCAGGCGCGGTAGGCGTCGGCCCAGCGCGGCGTGTGGAAGCCGGCTGCGCCGTAGGAGGCGAGGCCGGCGAGGAGCTCCTGCGCGACCGCCCGCGGCAGGAGCGCGAGCTCCTCGGGCGTGCAGAACGGCGTGTGGCTGAAGTGCACCGTCCGCAGGTCCGGACGCTGCTCGGCGAGGTACGCGCCAGCGAGCAGGAGGTGGTAGTCGTGGACGACGACGAGCGCGCCCGGCGCCGCCCGTTCGGCGATGCGCTGCGCGAAGGCCCGGTTGTAGGTGCGGTAGGCGTCCCAGGCCTCGCCGAAGCGCCGGTCGAACGCGGGGCGGTAGACGCGGTCGAACAGGTTGTGGAGCAGGAACCACAGCGTGCCGTTCGCCACGACACGGTAGGCCGCGGCTTGCACCTCCTCGGCGACGTCGACGAGCTCGAGGACGATGCCCTCCTCGAGCTCGACGTGCCCACGCTCGCGCGCGACCCGCCGCTCGTCGGGCGTCGCCGGCGCGGCCACCCACGTGGCGCCCGTCCCCGCGAGCG
This DNA window, taken from Acidimicrobiales bacterium, encodes the following:
- a CDS encoding trehalose-6-phosphate synthase, translated to MTDLVVAANRGPARVVVAEDGSTSAAAPAGGLAPSLARALAGTGATWVAAPATPDERRVARERGHVELEEGIVLELVDVAEEVQAAAYRVVANGTLWFLLHNLFDRVYRPAFDRRFGEAWDAYRTYNRAFAQRIAERAAPGALVVVHDYHLLLAGAYLAEQRPDLRTVHFSHTPFCTPEELALLPRAVAQELLAGLASYGAAGFHTPRWADAYRACARAFGLGETAPFVAPLGADRERLEALVASPACVAARDELLGRLGGRSLIVRVDRAEPSKNLVRGFLAFEELLERRPELRGRVQFHARAYLSRQELPEYLAYRANVEHLVERINERFTLPGGEPPVELATDDDLDRSLAALCCYDVLLVNPIRDGMNLVAKEGPLVNARSGVLALSREAGAFHELADGALAIDPFDVSGTASVLERALALEPAERTERAARLAEAAGAWPPSRWFAAVAAQARRAVRGPDRG